The Pristiophorus japonicus isolate sPriJap1 chromosome 8, sPriJap1.hap1, whole genome shotgun sequence genomic sequence AAGAAAACTAAGGGTGCTGCTTAACTCTTTCACTAGCAGAAAGCTAAAGTGTTGCACATTTGTCTTTGAACCAATCATTCAAGGCGAAACATTAACCCAAATTAATCTCATACAGTGATCTTTCTTTTGTGCCTTCAGTAATGTTTCAGGCATTGCAACAATAGAACAGACCTGAAAGAGGTGCACTGCAATTTAAATATACTACAAGCAGTAACGAATACTAAATGGTTTATTAAAGTGATGACAACTAACTTCAAACATCTCTTTTTAGGGAATTAGTTGTTAAGGCACTGAAGAGAAGTTATAGTGTGCAGATGGAACTTGGGACACATTTGCAACTGGGATTGGAACAGACGTGAGACGGCAGAATTCAGGTTAAGTTCAGAGAGCATCAGTTTGTTTTAAGAATAGCACAATCTCAATGTGCAGTCTTCAATTGGCCTAACTTTCAGCCAGCATTTCTGAAATCCAAAGCCTTCCTTAAACTGAATCCTGTCCATTTAATGTGCTGACTTTGATGACCTTGCATGAGGAAGAAGTAAAATTTGAGCATGGAGTTGTAGCATTCTGTTTGGCTGAAAGCTGCACATTCTGACTGTACCAAGGACAATTGAAGAGATCCTCACAAGATATTCCAGACATCCCTTTCAGTATCTAGACAATTGAGGAGATCCTTGCAAGATACTTTAGCCACCCCTTTTAGTATTCTGACAATTGAGCGCTCACTGCTACTGTTGAGCAAGGACAGCAACTGTTTCAACGACTTAAAGAAATATTGTAATAGTTCACACAGTAGCTGAAACTATGATTTAAATCATAATGATAAGACAGCTCTCTCAACTGAAACAGACATAAGGATATCAAGCCTTAATAAAATATTTACTCTTTTAATGGGCCAGCCTATCCTCAGTTTATGGCCCATTCCAGACAGATGCCTATTTATTAAACTAACAGCAACATTATAATTGCTTCCAAAAATAATACTTGATGGAGCAGACTATAGGACTTGCATGTGATGGTTACCAAATGAAGGATCTGAAAAACACACTGACTGAGATGAAAAAAACAAGACTTTCACTTACTGTCTGATTATCTTCATACAGTTTCAGGTCATATCCGCTCAGCTCCACGCAGAAAATTATTGCCGTAACCCCTTCAAAACAATGAATCCATTTCTTCCGTTCAGACCGCTGCCCTCCTACATCCACCATTTTAAATGTCAGCTCCTTGAAAGTAAACTTGTTTTCCACTATGCCCGTGGTCATGTCTCTTGACCGCAGAATGTCCTCCACTGTTGGGATGTAGTCAGCTGCCGCAATTCTGTCGAGATCATTCAGGTAGTAGGCTGCATTGTCTTCCAAGTGGTACTCGTTGGACCGGCAGAAGCACTCCTGGACACCGGGGTCACCCCACAAGCGCTTCATTACCCCTAGCAGTTCAGGTGTGATCTCTCCTTTGCTCTCAGCAGGCCCAGTCAGGGCAAAGAGCTGAACAGCATCATAGGCTCTGTCTGGGTTGTGGAATTCTATTTTGAGGGTGGCTAGCGCACGGATGATGCGCGTGAGAGAGTCGATAGCATTGTAGATAATGAGGGGCTTGTATTCCTTGCATGCCTCCAAGTTGAACCCTCCGCTGTGGATAATTTTCATCTGCTTGACAATGGTGCTCTTGCCAGAGTTGCTGGTCCCCAGCAGCAGGAGCTTGATCTCACGGCGCTGGCGCTGACTCTCTGAGCGCAGGTGCCGATCAATCCGTCTAGAGCGCCGGGCTGCCTCCTTCTCCTCAGAGCTTTGACGACATCCCATGTTCTTTCTGATGCGGTTGGCTGGTGGGAGACTATACCTCTTGAAAGCGGCAGTGATTGCTGCAGTCGGCTTGTCAGGTGTGCTGTGCACCTCACGCAAAAGTAAAAGCAGTGGCTGATGATCAAACAGGTAAGTACCAATTCAGTCAGTCCCAGCAGGGGTGAGCAAAGAAGTGCAGCAACCACTGATAGGTCCTCAATTCAATAGATGTCATGTCATTCCCCTCCTTTATGCAAGAAAGATGGCTCATTCCTGTTGATGGAATGCTTTTCCCTTTTCTGCAAGGTAGTTTGTGGCTTTAAATCCTTGTTCCACCTAGAGATCATTATTTAGCATCCATTCCTTCTAGAGATGATGGATATGTTCGTGTGGCCTCAGTTCCCTCTCacttatctctgtctctgtcttgggAATGGTAGCAAGTGCACAGAGGAATTGCACAGCTCTCTGATTCTGTTACTTCAAACCTTAACAGTGTGCATAACCATCAGTGACCAATTTATCTGCCAAACAAAGCAAAGCGAATTATTAGGACTGTTTTTCCTGCCAGTTCTGAACTGACATGGTGACTATTTGAAAGAGAACAATAGGCTGTAAAGTATTTACATACATTTACTGATCCCATAATAGAAAGCTGGTGAATTTTTAAATTATATAAGTGATCTATTCTTGTAACTTCCATAGGTTCAAGAGATACTTTTTTGTGTTCAGTTTCCTTTAACCCTTAtgctattgaattgacactcactcGCTATCATTACCTCAAACATTGGGTACTTTGAATGCAAAACGAAATAAATCGTTGCAAAGCCTTGAGCTATAGGTGTGGTACAGTACTATATACATTCTGGAATTAACTTGTTCATTTAGTTCTAATCCTACATATGACAGCTGGCCTTGTTGTGATAAGAAAATAAACATTGACATTTATTTTTGATCTTAGCTGTTAGCTTGGCAACTCGGGCTTACTAGATGCAGCCCTACGTTGATGTGGGTCTGTATGCAAGTTATACAACCTGAAGCACACATCGTGATGAATGCGTCATTTGCATAGAAGCTAACCCAGTACCAGCTGAGAACTGAACAAACCAGACAGTGAGCTTCATGCCAGTAACTAAATGAAAAGCCTAGATAATGTTAGAAATTCCAAGAATGGGTTGTCAAATGTATTTAAGACTAAGGAGGTGAGCTTTAATCCTGACCAAGTTTTGGGCGGGCAGGGCGAATGGGGAACGCAATTGCTGGCCTAAGTTTGAGGCCTGGGGTATTTCAACTCGTGCTGCCATCAGTTGCCTGCAGGCATAAAGTGGCAATGTGCCGGAGGACAGGAGAGGATGTTTGGGCGGTTCAGAGGTCCCAGTCCACCACTACCAGAAGGTTCACCGGCGAATAGATAAGTCATGGAGAGGGGGTTTTGGGAGGTTTGGGAAAGTCCGGGACAGGGGAGGCTGCAACTGTCCTTGCGGAGTCCAGAGGAGCACTCCCGAAGATCCAAGCTTTTGTCTTACCCTTAGTGGGCCTCTTCAGCCTGGCAGAAAATCCACGGTCGTTCCCCCGCTCAGACCTCGGTTAAAATGCAATCAGGATCCTATTGATGTAATAGGACCGCAATGTGCATTAATTCACGAGGCCTCTGCCTGCATTAGGCGGCCGCCTtattcacctgcaggttaaaatggGCAATGACAGGTATGGCCAAGTGACAAGTGGCAAAGTAATGCAGGTAGGGTTAAAATCAACCCCATGGTTATTGCCTGTAGTTCTCTGATGGCCATATAGTATTACTCACTATGAATGTTAATGATTGTGTTatctcataatttaaaaaaaaacatattttcaaCATCAATACCTTAACGTAGATATAGGACCTCACAGAATACAGTTCTTTTTTAAATAAACTATCCAGAAATTCACTACATTTCTTATATATGTTTAAATTATCCCACAAACACCATCATACTGATCAATACATACAGAGGACTTTGTTCTTTCTGAAGTGAAACATAGCAGAGCTTCATCAGGGTGCAGTCACAGCAGAGGCAAGGCAGTCATCAATAATGGAGAACAATCAGCGTTCAATATTGCAGCAACAACCTCACAGTGAAGGTCTGATATGGCGGGGAGAACCTCCAGGTTCTGGCACGTGAAGTTTAAACAAATGCAATTTCCAGAAAAGTACAAATTGTTGTACATATGTCACAAATTGTTTCTGTAATAATAGTGCCACTGTTGTGGAGAGGATGCCTGATGCCTTTCATGCACTCATGATTATATCTTACAGTAGCTCCATTGCTTTAGTAATGCTGCTTCTCTTTTGAAATTGCTTTTTTCATACTGCTTTCTCATGGACACAGTGCAGAAGTTCAATTGTTTTATGCCACCCTCCCCTGTAATAAAAGCTACTGGATCATTTGTTCAGGTAAGCACAGCAAAGATCCAGCTGCTGTAACATGTTGCCATTCCTGGAACAACATCAATTGCCTCAAATTATATACAGAGCTTCCTTTGTAAATAAGATTGTTCTTCCCCCGAACAGTGGTTGAGCATTAGGTTAATAATCCACGGCTCATATTTGACAACAGTCAGTCAGCTGGCCCGAACTAGCAGCCAAAGTATAGGCCGTTCCATTAGCCCATAATGGCCTGTCAGCTGCCTGCACTCACCAGGCTACTTTTATCAACAACACCCCCTACTGCTGTGTACACGGCAAGGGCAGTGCAACATCATGAGGACAAAGGGTTAACCACACGAGTAGGAGAATCAGCGGTGCGTACACATTTTCAAGGTGAGGATTAGCTGCCTCGTGGCCCCACTTATGAACAGAAATACTTGCAGCCAAAGTCACTATAAGCCTGAATTTGGGCACAGTTAGAGCAAAATGGCAACTAATCAAGCTGCATATCATCCAATTGTTGCAGTCTCCAGAGAACAGGATTTGGCATCAAACTGATCATTGATCCGAACTGGATTCAATATGCACCACTTTGAATTCCAGTGCACCCTGTTTGTGCACCTCTCCTCTTTGAACCATttgttcccccacccccgccccgccccgctccctccgtcACAGCTTTGTACATTATTGGATACTTTTAATATTAACTATGTGTACAATGTAGACTTTTTCAATAGTTTAGGTCTTGCTTTGATTAGACAGGTGGGCCAAAATAAACTCCATAGCTCAACGCAAGCGccaatcatttttttaaattaccaTTTCATTGTTATACAGTTGAAAACTTTTCCAGTGATACTTCAATTGCtactttcctacactacaacaatgactacatttcaagaagtacctcattggctgtaaggacgcccggaggtcatgaaaggcgctatatgaatgcaagttcttcatTTCAGTTCTTCACTAAAGGTGACTGAACTGGTATTTTAATTTGCCACCTGCTCAATGGTGTATGCAGAAATGAAAGGTCAGATTTGTTCGACGCTGAGTGCTAAATGACCTTTAGTCCAGCCAGCATTTCTCCGGTCAGTGGTGCAAATTCTAAGATGCTGAGTGGAAAACCACTCCTACAAATATAAAGCTGCTCTTAGAATCCAAAGGTCCAATAACATTATCATCACCAGGAGATGCAGTGTCTGTACAGAGATTTATTGCAATTATAATATCAAATGAAGCTTACCCAGCCAGCTACGTGTCAAATAAAGATGACGTAGTTTGATATGTTATATATAATCCATATTCTTACTATGTTACGCCTGAAGCTTGACCTTTAGCACAGTTCTGAATGTCTGCACTTTAGTTATTGCTCTCTTCAGTAAAACTCCGAAGAATTGGCATGCTATGTCTAAGGCACAGCAGCAGGATCACTAATTTTGCCTTTCAACTATTAAAAGATTGTCAAATTAAAACTATATTTTGGCCTGTGGTGGGGATAGGGGTGAATTCTTCATTGTATTTAATAAAAATATAGTGTTAAGCAGAGTGTTTCCATTAATTTCAGCAAGGGCTGTGAGAACTGCGGCTGCCGTGGTTACCCACCTGCACCCTGATCCCATTTTACAATACAGAGCGGCATAAGACAAACATCATAACCTTATCATCACCTGTCACTGAAAACAGGAGAGGTGGCACTGGCTGAGTTGGAGCATGAGTAGTGTTCTTGTCACCATTTTTTAATCAATgctaaattatatattttttttctaaatgcTGCCTGGAGGCATATATATAAAATTAGGCCATAATTAAGCAATAGCTTTGTGGCAAATATGGATACATCGCTTCATCCCTTTTCTATTTACATAAAAAAGCATTAGCGAGAAAGTCCTCGGAAGCGCTCCCGCTCCTGTTCCACCAGTCATGTGGTGGAAACCTTCTTGACACACGTACAGGTTTGCTCCACATTTGCGATGATGTtacggcagcggagcgggagcagcTCTGTATTATTTGGATTACTTAAAGAGCCTGCCCATGAATGGCCCTCTAATAAACAGCCTACATTGTTAAAAGCAGTTGCTGATAAAAATCCTTTGGGAGTGTAATTGCCCCTCGACCCGATTAACCTTACAGGACTGGAACTTTTATCCCGGCCGGGAAGTCCTGCCCCAGACACAGAATTGGGCCGTACGCCCTTCAAAGGAACGGAGGGCTGTATCCAGCGCACCACTTCCTTTGAAGGGCGCT encodes the following:
- the gnaz gene encoding guanine nucleotide-binding protein G(z) subunit alpha, yielding MGCRQSSEEKEAARRSRRIDRHLRSESQRQRREIKLLLLGTSNSGKSTIVKQMKIIHSGGFNLEACKEYKPLIIYNAIDSLTRIIRALATLKIEFHNPDRAYDAVQLFALTGPAESKGEITPELLGVMKRLWGDPGVQECFCRSNEYHLEDNAAYYLNDLDRIAAADYIPTVEDILRSRDMTTGIVENKFTFKELTFKMVDVGGQRSERKKWIHCFEGVTAIIFCVELSGYDLKLYEDNQTSRMAESLRLFDSICNNNWFINTSLILFLNKKDLLAEKIKRIPLTICFPEYKGQNTYEEAAVYIQRQFEDLNRNKETKEIYSHFTCATDTSNIQFVFDAVTDVIIQNNLKYIGLC